One genomic region from Natrinema caseinilyticum encodes:
- a CDS encoding MFS transporter, translating into MSVRRSAGRFAEYDALVLTAAIWFLAKFLRYAFPPLFDSFQSSYGVSDAVLGTAFSGLLLCYAVMQFPSGVLADRLGTVTVIAAGAVVGAAASVALSIDSPFIVLVGAMLVIGTGTGAHKTAAVRLLARAYPERTGRALGFLDTFGAFSGVVAPAAVVGVASLAVGPVASWRLLFLVSGLVGLVLAVTFVVRVPRRLPDETTGTESNSSDRGTGIARYASLFRDWRFSAFALLTVLFSFMYNGLVAFAPRYLTVEAGLTPATASVLYSGLFLASLVQLVTGNLSDRVGRLPIIVATLGLASVALVAFVSVTETGNSILLGGLFVAVGIGSHGFRPVRSAYLMSAIPDDVAAGGLGAVRTLLMGAGAIAPAIVGTLSETAGFRVAFWLLAATVVCATGLGCLLLVFGHRA; encoded by the coding sequence ATGTCGGTTCGACGATCGGCCGGACGGTTCGCCGAGTACGACGCGCTCGTCTTGACGGCCGCGATCTGGTTTCTCGCGAAGTTTCTCCGGTACGCCTTTCCGCCGCTGTTCGATTCGTTTCAGTCGAGCTACGGCGTTTCGGATGCCGTCCTCGGAACCGCCTTCTCGGGACTCCTGCTCTGTTATGCGGTCATGCAATTTCCATCGGGCGTCCTCGCGGATCGGCTCGGGACGGTGACCGTCATCGCGGCCGGTGCCGTCGTCGGAGCCGCCGCGTCGGTCGCGCTTTCGATCGATTCTCCGTTTATCGTCCTCGTCGGCGCGATGCTCGTTATCGGGACCGGGACCGGCGCGCACAAGACGGCCGCCGTTCGCCTCCTCGCTCGAGCCTATCCCGAGCGGACGGGGCGGGCCCTCGGATTTCTGGACACGTTCGGGGCCTTCAGCGGCGTCGTCGCCCCCGCGGCCGTCGTCGGCGTCGCGTCGCTGGCCGTCGGGCCGGTCGCGAGTTGGCGGTTGCTCTTTCTGGTCTCGGGCCTGGTCGGACTGGTTCTCGCGGTGACGTTCGTGGTTCGGGTTCCCCGACGGCTCCCGGACGAAACCACCGGAACGGAATCGAACTCGAGCGATCGCGGGACCGGGATCGCACGGTACGCCTCGCTCTTTCGTGACTGGCGATTCTCGGCGTTCGCTCTGTTGACGGTTCTGTTTTCGTTCATGTACAACGGGCTGGTCGCGTTTGCGCCGCGGTATCTCACGGTCGAGGCGGGTCTCACGCCGGCGACCGCGAGCGTCCTCTATAGCGGCCTCTTCCTCGCGAGTCTGGTCCAGTTGGTGACCGGCAACTTGAGCGACCGGGTGGGACGGCTTCCGATTATCGTCGCGACGCTCGGACTGGCTTCGGTCGCACTGGTCGCGTTCGTGTCGGTCACCGAGACGGGGAATTCGATCCTGCTCGGCGGGCTGTTCGTCGCCGTCGGTATCGGCTCGCACGGCTTTCGGCCCGTCAGAAGCGCCTATCTGATGTCCGCGATTCCGGACGATGTGGCCGCCGGCGGGCTCGGCGCCGTCAGAACGCTGTTGATGGGCGCCGGCGCAATCGCACCCGCGATCGTCGGTACTCTCTCCGAAACCGCGGGCTTCAGGGTCGCGTTCTGGCTCCTCGCGGCGACCGTCGTCTGTGCCACGGGACTCGGTTGCCTGCTCCTGGTTTTCGGACACCGGGCGTGA
- a CDS encoding BtpA/SgcQ family protein, which yields MGTGVAFGEEFDADRPVVGMVHLPALPGAPAFDGDRDAVRSRALEDARRLEAGGIDGIVLENFGDAPFYPDDVPKHVVAEMTAIATAVTGAVDVPVGINVLRNDAAAALSIAAAVDASFVRINVHVGAATTDQGLLEGRAHETLRLRDRIGADVGILADVHVKHATPVGDEDIDRAAVETIERGRADGVIVSGPGTGVETPLVDVERVSETLAARGCDRTPVFVGSGVTTETIRDCLEAGADGVVVGTAIKRDGETTNPVSSDRVSDLVAAARGHESDSNAA from the coding sequence ATGGGAACGGGTGTAGCGTTCGGAGAAGAGTTCGACGCCGACCGTCCCGTCGTCGGCATGGTCCACCTGCCGGCGCTGCCCGGCGCGCCGGCGTTCGACGGCGACCGCGATGCCGTCCGATCGCGCGCCCTCGAGGACGCGCGTCGGCTCGAGGCCGGCGGAATCGACGGCATCGTCCTCGAGAACTTCGGCGACGCGCCGTTCTATCCGGACGACGTGCCGAAACACGTCGTCGCGGAGATGACCGCCATCGCGACGGCAGTGACCGGCGCCGTCGACGTTCCGGTTGGGATCAACGTGTTGCGCAACGACGCCGCGGCGGCGCTTTCGATCGCCGCGGCGGTCGATGCCTCGTTCGTCCGGATCAACGTCCACGTCGGCGCGGCGACGACCGATCAGGGCCTCCTCGAAGGACGAGCGCACGAGACGCTTCGGCTCCGAGACCGGATCGGTGCCGACGTCGGAATCCTCGCGGACGTCCACGTCAAACACGCCACCCCGGTCGGTGACGAAGATATCGACCGGGCCGCCGTCGAAACGATCGAACGCGGCCGCGCCGACGGCGTCATCGTCTCAGGACCCGGAACGGGCGTCGAGACGCCGCTCGTCGACGTCGAACGCGTCTCGGAAACGCTCGCAGCGCGAGGATGCGATCGAACCCCGGTGTTCGTCGGCAGCGGCGTGACGACCGAGACGATCCGTGACTGTCTCGAGGCGGGCGCTGACGGCGTCGTCGTCGGCACCGCGATTAAACGGGACGGTGAGACGACGAATCCGGTTTCCAGCGACCGGGTAAGCGACCTCGTCGCAGCGGCTCGAGGGCACGAGAGCGACTCGAACGCAGCGTAG
- the rpl12p gene encoding 50S ribosomal protein P1 — protein sequence MEYVYAALILNESDEEINEENLTDVLDAAGVDVEESRVKALVAALEDVDIDEAVSEAAAVPAGGAAAGGAAAGGEAEGEEEEEVEETSEVPDTTDEDEDEDEEASGEGLGELFG from the coding sequence ATGGAATACGTATACGCTGCACTCATCCTGAACGAATCGGACGAAGAGATCAACGAAGAAAACCTGACGGACGTGCTCGACGCCGCCGGCGTCGACGTCGAAGAGTCCCGCGTGAAGGCGCTCGTCGCCGCACTCGAGGACGTCGACATCGACGAGGCCGTCTCCGAGGCCGCTGCGGTTCCCGCTGGCGGGGCCGCCGCAGGCGGCGCTGCCGCGGGCGGCGAGGCGGAAGGCGAAGAGGAAGAAGAGGTCGAAGAGACCAGCGAGGTGCCGGACACGACGGACGAGGACGAGGACGAAGACGAAGAGGCCAGCGGCGAAGGTCTCGGCGAACTCTTCGGATAA
- a CDS encoding HEWD family protein: MSAQVRKPTARRCEQCGRGEVWDDDLEAWQLAREDGVKQVGNPHCIHEWDINGTFNPVDNTDS, translated from the coding sequence ATGAGCGCACAGGTACGAAAACCGACCGCCCGGCGGTGCGAGCAGTGCGGACGAGGCGAAGTCTGGGACGATGACCTCGAGGCGTGGCAACTCGCCCGCGAAGACGGCGTCAAACAGGTCGGCAATCCACATTGCATTCACGAATGGGACATCAACGGCACGTTCAATCCGGTCGATAACACCGACAGCTGA
- a CDS encoding 50S ribosomal protein L10 gives MSAQAERKTENLPQWKREEVDELESLIADYESVGVVGIAGIPSKQLQDMRRGLHGTAVLRVSRNTLQTRALEDAGLDDLVDHVDGQVGLVATNENPFSLYKELEASKTPAPINEGEVAPNDIVIPEGDTGVDPGPFVGELQQIGANARIEEGSIQVMEDSTVLEAGEEVSADLSNVLSELGIEPKEVGLDLRAVIADGVQFDPEDLDIDVDAYRSDVSSAVAGARNLSINASFPTAATAPTLIAKATGEAKSLGLQAAIEDEDLMPDLVSKADAQLRSLAAQIDDEEALPDELQDLEAPAEPAGAEEEESTDEQDEPEAAADDDEDDEDDDGGDGAAGLGEMFG, from the coding sequence ATGAGCGCACAGGCTGAACGCAAAACCGAGAACCTTCCCCAGTGGAAGCGAGAGGAAGTCGACGAACTCGAGTCCCTCATCGCGGACTACGAGAGCGTCGGCGTCGTCGGCATCGCCGGCATTCCATCCAAGCAGCTTCAGGACATGCGCCGGGGGCTGCACGGCACCGCCGTGTTGCGCGTAAGCCGCAACACGCTGCAGACGCGCGCGCTGGAGGATGCCGGCCTCGACGACCTCGTCGACCACGTCGACGGCCAGGTCGGTCTCGTCGCGACCAACGAGAACCCGTTCTCGCTCTACAAGGAACTCGAGGCCTCCAAAACGCCCGCCCCGATCAACGAGGGCGAAGTGGCGCCGAACGACATCGTCATCCCCGAAGGGGACACCGGTGTCGATCCGGGGCCGTTCGTCGGCGAACTCCAGCAGATCGGTGCGAACGCGCGGATCGAAGAGGGGTCGATCCAGGTCATGGAGGACTCGACGGTCCTCGAGGCCGGCGAGGAAGTCTCGGCGGATCTGTCGAACGTCCTCAGCGAACTGGGCATCGAGCCGAAAGAGGTCGGTCTCGACCTGCGCGCGGTTATCGCAGACGGCGTCCAGTTCGATCCCGAAGATCTCGATATCGACGTCGACGCCTACCGGAGCGACGTTTCGTCGGCTGTCGCTGGCGCACGGAACCTCTCGATCAACGCGAGTTTCCCGACCGCAGCGACGGCCCCGACGCTCATCGCCAAGGCCACGGGCGAGGCCAAGAGCCTCGGTCTGCAGGCCGCGATCGAGGACGAAGACCTCATGCCCGACCTCGTCAGCAAGGCCGACGCGCAACTGCGTTCGCTCGCGGCCCAGATCGACGACGAGGAGGCGCTGCCCGACGAACTCCAGGACCTCGAAGCGCCTGCCGAACCGGCGGGGGCCGAGGAAGAGGAATCGACAGACGAGCAAGACGAACCCGAGGCTGCGGCCGACGATGACGAAGACGACGAAGACGACGATGGCGGTGATGGCGCGGCCGGCCTCGGTGAGATGTTCGGCTAA
- a CDS encoding chromosome segregation ATPase, giving the protein MNYGLDIGPGSVRAATETADGRTIQSVPPIVHAADDALEEGGLSEDDATVRANGTTYAVGTVARAAADAVGEDPQLLFANGRLETATDAPATAALKILVDEVLGESTDGRLCYTTPGSESTSACREVIESVVANRGLDATPISKGFAVIYDQFVADNYTGLGVCLEAQTTSATLAYYGVPALAVSIGTGREWIIERTASETGHEAAQIAGVLEGFTLDPEAAVGGIESGLAAAYDALIADLIEAIRGEADERDVQQGLSVPLTVAGEGAVEGIEFLFGGRFDAANLPFSVRGVRLADVPAESAARGALAAARDDVDASEADSWSAAVGETHTAEMDSSAAGDGSTGTGTEFEFTDPSADAMAADRTDDAIDQLFDRLANRDDEIQSVHDDLESLFSDLEYVEERTEAIDDQLDDRLETFADELADLEAESETHASTDDVETIDDDLAALSDSLSELEADVDDIDAELEDVETVAAEGRGDLADRLDELAADVAAISDRTDALDDDLATLSAAVEELESAAATETALEAVDETVTRLTNGLEDLEGVVDRTGTRIDGFTGRLEELATRSDGLAERLETETERTDERVDAVESTIEEESAAIGAEIDAVDEEIGAVTDDVDAVREALDDRTESLETRLETARDAIGDLETEAVSADRIDAIAGDLVDLETAVEDVQETVSDTATQLDDVEAQLAGAESRTASAERVDELADTLETVGGDLEALDSDLQSLEASLEQRIEDSVTDLETRVFPATDAVEADLEALESTVERLDREAVADDDLEEVRESLAETDETVASVCDDVDNITADLEAVEAAVEETDDVASEAITTALEDTIASLEDAVVAVEDDVSGVKSDVSAVEDDVSAVEVDVTTMNDRFESLRAEYDRLAEADGPDESAVQALDEVRTIDATVDELGERVTRTANGLSRLDQRVESTNVRLDEIERWETQSEAIDGFRTELEAVRAEAMASPPLPSAVVAGGGGAGIVAGGVVALTGGQTVGAGAAVVGLVLIGVAVLIAR; this is encoded by the coding sequence ATGAACTACGGTCTCGACATCGGACCGGGATCGGTCCGGGCCGCCACCGAAACGGCCGACGGTCGAACGATCCAGTCGGTCCCACCGATCGTTCACGCGGCCGACGATGCCCTCGAGGAGGGTGGGCTCTCCGAGGACGACGCCACCGTTCGAGCGAACGGAACGACGTACGCCGTCGGGACGGTCGCTCGAGCCGCCGCCGATGCAGTCGGCGAGGACCCCCAGTTGCTGTTTGCGAACGGCCGTCTCGAGACGGCGACGGACGCCCCCGCCACGGCCGCACTGAAGATTCTCGTCGACGAGGTACTGGGTGAGTCGACCGACGGACGACTCTGTTATACGACGCCCGGGTCGGAGTCGACCAGCGCGTGCCGCGAGGTGATCGAGTCCGTCGTGGCAAATCGCGGGCTGGACGCGACGCCGATTAGCAAGGGCTTCGCCGTCATTTACGATCAGTTCGTCGCCGACAATTACACCGGTCTCGGCGTCTGTCTCGAGGCCCAGACGACGAGCGCCACGCTGGCGTACTACGGCGTGCCGGCGCTAGCCGTCTCGATCGGAACGGGACGCGAGTGGATCATCGAGCGGACGGCGAGCGAAACCGGCCACGAAGCCGCACAGATCGCCGGGGTACTCGAGGGCTTCACGCTCGATCCCGAGGCCGCGGTGGGCGGTATCGAGAGCGGCCTCGCAGCGGCCTACGATGCGCTGATAGCCGACCTGATCGAGGCCATCCGAGGCGAGGCCGACGAGAGAGACGTCCAGCAGGGGCTGTCAGTCCCGCTCACGGTCGCCGGCGAGGGAGCAGTCGAAGGAATCGAGTTTCTCTTCGGTGGCCGGTTCGATGCGGCCAACCTCCCGTTTTCGGTACGAGGGGTCAGACTCGCGGACGTCCCCGCCGAGAGCGCCGCCAGAGGCGCGCTCGCGGCCGCCAGGGACGACGTCGACGCCTCCGAGGCGGATTCCTGGTCGGCGGCCGTCGGCGAAACCCACACGGCGGAGATGGACTCGAGCGCGGCGGGGGACGGGAGCACGGGCACGGGGACCGAATTCGAGTTCACCGATCCGTCGGCCGACGCGATGGCCGCCGATCGAACGGACGATGCGATCGATCAACTGTTCGACCGCCTCGCGAACCGCGACGACGAGATCCAGTCGGTCCACGACGACCTCGAGAGCCTCTTCTCGGACCTCGAGTACGTCGAAGAGCGGACGGAGGCGATCGACGACCAACTGGACGACAGACTCGAGACGTTCGCGGACGAACTGGCCGACCTCGAAGCCGAAAGCGAGACCCACGCGAGCACCGACGACGTCGAAACGATCGACGACGACCTCGCGGCGCTGTCGGACTCGCTCTCGGAACTGGAAGCGGACGTCGACGATATCGACGCGGAACTCGAGGACGTCGAGACGGTTGCAGCCGAGGGACGAGGGGATCTGGCGGACCGGCTCGACGAGCTAGCCGCTGACGTTGCGGCTATCTCCGACCGAACGGACGCGCTCGACGACGATCTCGCGACGCTGTCGGCGGCGGTCGAGGAACTCGAATCGGCCGCCGCGACCGAAACGGCGCTCGAAGCGGTCGACGAAACCGTCACACGGCTCACGAACGGACTCGAAGACCTCGAGGGAGTCGTCGATCGAACCGGGACGCGAATCGACGGGTTCACCGGCCGGCTCGAGGAGCTCGCCACCCGGAGCGACGGTCTCGCGGAACGGCTCGAAACGGAGACGGAACGGACCGACGAGCGGGTCGACGCGGTCGAATCGACGATCGAGGAGGAATCCGCCGCGATCGGTGCGGAAATCGACGCCGTCGACGAGGAAATCGGTGCCGTCACAGACGACGTCGACGCCGTTCGCGAGGCACTGGACGACCGTACCGAATCGCTCGAAACGCGTCTCGAAACCGCTCGGGACGCGATCGGGGACCTCGAGACGGAGGCCGTGAGTGCCGACCGGATCGATGCCATAGCGGGTGATCTGGTCGACCTCGAGACTGCTGTCGAAGACGTCCAGGAGACGGTGAGCGATACTGCAACGCAACTCGACGACGTCGAAGCACAGCTGGCGGGCGCCGAGTCGCGAACGGCCAGCGCGGAGAGGGTCGACGAACTCGCGGACACCCTCGAGACGGTCGGCGGGGACCTGGAAGCCCTCGATTCGGACCTTCAGTCGCTCGAAGCGAGTCTCGAGCAGCGAATTGAGGACTCGGTCACCGACCTCGAGACACGGGTTTTCCCAGCGACCGACGCGGTCGAGGCTGACCTCGAGGCGCTCGAATCGACCGTCGAACGACTCGACCGCGAAGCAGTTGCGGACGACGACCTGGAGGAGGTACGCGAATCCCTCGCAGAAACCGACGAGACGGTCGCATCGGTGTGTGACGACGTCGACAACATCACGGCGGACCTCGAGGCGGTCGAGGCGGCCGTCGAGGAAACCGACGACGTCGCATCGGAAGCCATCACGACGGCGCTCGAGGACACGATTGCGTCTCTCGAAGATGCCGTTGTGGCCGTCGAGGACGATGTCTCTGGCGTCAAGAGCGACGTTTCGGCCGTCGAGGACGACGTTTCTGCCGTCGAAGTGGACGTTACGACGATGAACGACCGCTTCGAATCACTTCGAGCGGAATACGACCGTCTGGCCGAAGCCGACGGTCCGGACGAGTCGGCAGTTCAGGCGCTCGACGAAGTTCGGACGATCGATGCCACCGTGGACGAACTCGGCGAGCGGGTGACGAGGACCGCGAACGGCCTCTCGAGGCTCGACCAACGGGTCGAGTCGACGAACGTGCGCCTCGACGAAATCGAACGGTGGGAGACCCAGAGCGAAGCGATCGACGGATTCAGAACGGAACTCGAGGCCGTTCGGGCCGAGGCGATGGCGTCGCCGCCGCTCCCGTCCGCAGTCGTCGCCGGCGGTGGTGGGGCGGGTATCGTCGCTGGCGGCGTCGTTGCGCTTACCGGCGGCCAAACGGTCGGGGCCGGCGCAGCAGTCGTCGGCCTCGTTTTGATCGGCGTCGCAGTGCTCATCGCACGCTGA
- a CDS encoding 50S ribosomal protein L1: MADSEIETAVARALEDAPDRNFTETVDLAINLRDLDLNEPSNRVDESIVLPSGTGQETRIVVIAEGETAVRAEEVADDVLSEDDVADLDDDEAKDMADETDFFIAEEAMMQDIARHLGTILGPRGKMPDPLSPDDDVVETVNRLKNTVQLRSGDRRTFHTLVGAEDMDAEQIADNIDVILRRLHADLEKGPQNIDAVYVKTTMGPSVEVA; encoded by the coding sequence ATGGCAGATTCGGAAATCGAAACAGCAGTAGCCCGCGCACTCGAGGATGCGCCCGATCGGAACTTCACCGAGACGGTGGACCTCGCGATTAATCTGCGCGACTTAGACCTCAACGAACCGTCGAACCGCGTCGACGAGTCGATCGTCCTGCCGTCCGGAACCGGCCAGGAGACTCGCATCGTCGTCATCGCCGAGGGAGAGACAGCCGTCCGCGCCGAGGAGGTCGCGGACGACGTTCTCTCGGAGGACGACGTGGCCGATCTGGACGACGACGAGGCCAAAGACATGGCCGACGAGACGGACTTCTTCATCGCCGAGGAGGCGATGATGCAAGACATCGCCCGGCACCTGGGTACCATTCTCGGTCCCCGGGGGAAGATGCCGGACCCGCTCTCGCCCGACGACGACGTCGTCGAAACCGTCAACCGACTCAAGAACACCGTGCAGCTTCGCTCCGGCGACCGACGAACCTTCCACACCCTCGTCGGCGCCGAAGATATGGATGCGGAACAGATCGCAGACAACATCGACGTCATCCTGCGACGCCTGCACGCCGACCTCGAGAAGGGCCCCCAGAACATCGACGCCGTCTACGTAAAGACGACGATGGGCCCGTCCGTGGAGGTGGCCTAA
- a CDS encoding phosphoenolpyruvate carboxykinase (ATP) gives MSETGTETRPLVRQLPDPSAATNVRYNPSLEELRELAAPDETTTEFGSASYVSEFRSRSADRTKNAVDDDFTARDHALVEEAIDRTASTELLCIDRLMGRHPDATFCCRLFVPVEYARIAYAWAGLFEPADGQDPDLYTVQLPDFDETAIRVLPDTGFTAVLGSDYTGEAKKSFLRLFMYRIKQQGGLGLHAGSKRVRVRTDEGDVRTVGQVFMGLSATGKSTLTSHGCWLEDSEDAAMLQDDVCGLLPDGSVAGSEGEGLYIKTIGLDEDEQPELYEAATDESAILENVAVDDDGTVHFDEDRHTANSRAIVRRDELESADEEIDLGRIDQVFFITRNPLMPPVARLDEEQAAAAFMLGESIETSAGDPERAGESIRVVGTNPFIVGPEGEEGNIFHELVDILDVDCYVINTGYLGEGAVDIGVTESVAILTEAARGTIEWTDDDRMDLTIPETVPGIDIADYYVPDHVDEYDEALAKLRAERREYLARFDDLREEIRTAVY, from the coding sequence ATGTCTGAAACCGGGACGGAGACCCGTCCGCTGGTCCGACAGCTTCCCGATCCATCGGCAGCGACGAACGTTCGCTACAATCCGTCGCTCGAGGAACTGCGCGAACTCGCCGCTCCCGACGAGACGACGACCGAGTTCGGGTCGGCGTCGTACGTCAGCGAGTTCCGCTCTCGGAGCGCCGACCGGACGAAAAACGCCGTCGACGACGACTTTACTGCTCGCGATCACGCCCTGGTCGAGGAGGCGATCGACCGCACCGCCAGCACCGAGTTGCTCTGCATCGACCGACTCATGGGCCGACACCCGGATGCAACGTTCTGTTGCCGGCTGTTCGTTCCGGTAGAGTACGCACGTATCGCGTACGCGTGGGCGGGCCTCTTCGAACCGGCCGACGGGCAGGACCCCGATCTCTACACCGTCCAGTTGCCCGACTTCGACGAGACCGCGATTCGAGTCCTCCCCGATACCGGCTTCACCGCCGTGCTGGGCAGCGACTACACCGGCGAGGCCAAGAAGTCGTTCCTCCGTCTGTTCATGTATCGAATCAAACAACAGGGCGGCCTCGGGCTCCACGCCGGCAGCAAACGCGTCCGCGTCCGGACCGACGAGGGTGACGTCCGGACCGTCGGCCAGGTGTTCATGGGGCTCTCCGCGACCGGTAAATCGACCCTGACTTCCCACGGCTGCTGGCTCGAGGACTCGGAGGACGCCGCCATGCTTCAGGACGACGTCTGTGGGCTCCTCCCGGACGGCTCCGTCGCCGGAAGCGAGGGCGAGGGACTGTACATCAAGACGATCGGCCTCGACGAGGACGAGCAGCCGGAACTCTACGAGGCCGCGACGGACGAGTCGGCGATCCTCGAGAACGTCGCCGTCGACGACGACGGGACCGTCCACTTCGACGAGGACCGACACACCGCGAACTCCCGGGCGATCGTCCGGCGCGACGAACTCGAGAGCGCGGACGAGGAGATCGACCTCGGTCGAATCGATCAGGTCTTTTTCATCACGCGCAATCCGCTGATGCCGCCGGTCGCCAGACTCGACGAGGAGCAGGCCGCCGCCGCTTTCATGCTCGGCGAATCGATCGAGACCAGCGCGGGCGATCCGGAGCGAGCCGGCGAGTCGATCCGCGTCGTCGGCACGAACCCCTTCATCGTGGGTCCCGAAGGCGAGGAAGGGAACATCTTTCACGAACTCGTCGACATCCTCGACGTCGACTGTTACGTCATCAACACTGGCTATCTCGGCGAGGGTGCCGTCGACATCGGCGTGACCGAGTCAGTCGCCATCCTTACCGAGGCTGCCCGCGGGACCATCGAGTGGACCGACGACGACCGGATGGATCTGACGATCCCCGAGACCGTCCCCGGAATCGATATCGCGGACTACTACGTTCCGGATCACGTCGACGAGTACGACGAGGCGCTCGCGAAGTTGCGGGCCGAGCGCCGCGAGTACCTGGCCCGGTTTGACGATCTCCGCGAGGAGATCAGAACTGCCGTCTACTGA
- a CDS encoding 50S ribosomal protein L11: MAGTIEVLVPGGQANPGPPLGPELGPTPVDVQAVVQEINDRTAAFDGTEVPVTVDYEDDGSFEIDVGVPPTAALVKDEAGFETGSGEPQKDFVADLSVEQVKKIAEQKHPDLLAYDTKNAAKEVVGTCASMGVTIEGNDAREFKELVDNGEYDDVLAAEAEA; this comes from the coding sequence ATGGCTGGAACCATCGAAGTGCTCGTTCCGGGTGGCCAGGCCAATCCCGGCCCACCGCTCGGTCCCGAGCTCGGACCGACGCCCGTCGACGTGCAGGCTGTCGTACAGGAGATCAACGATCGGACCGCGGCATTCGACGGAACGGAAGTCCCCGTCACCGTCGACTACGAGGACGACGGGTCCTTCGAGATCGACGTCGGTGTCCCGCCGACGGCCGCACTCGTCAAAGACGAGGCCGGTTTCGAAACCGGCAGCGGCGAACCGCAGAAGGATTTCGTCGCGGACCTCTCCGTCGAACAGGTGAAGAAAATCGCCGAGCAAAAACACCCCGACCTGCTCGCGTACGACACGAAAAACGCCGCAAAGGAGGTCGTCGGTACCTGCGCCTCGATGGGAGTCACCATCGAGGGCAACGACGCTCGAGAGTTCAAAGAACTGGTCGACAACGGCGAGTACGACGACGTGCTCGCGGCCGAAGCGGAAGCGTAA
- a CDS encoding rubrerythrin-like domain-containing protein, whose product MTIEARREYECVQCGRRETVTDALVSICEQCGGEMRNVELVRG is encoded by the coding sequence ATGACTATTGAGGCGCGACGCGAGTACGAGTGCGTGCAGTGTGGCCGGCGGGAGACGGTCACAGACGCACTCGTAAGCATCTGCGAGCAGTGCGGGGGTGAGATGCGGAACGTCGAGTTGGTTCGCGGGTAA
- a CDS encoding tripartite tricarboxylate transporter permease: MVAPVEFVFQPSLALQLLAWVLAGSLLGCCSGLVPGLHANNFALLLAGVAASIPGPPLFVGCAMLAAGVVHTFLNAVPAMALGVPDAEMAVTALPGHRLVLAGRGYEAIRLSALGSLLAVLAAVPLAVPVTWVVSAVYPVVRAQLPLLLAMVAAALIASERTTRGRFGGLLSFALASGLGALTLDLSTDAPLEAGGTLAPLFAGLFGAPVLIDAIRGAGMPPQDGDGIAVSRTTVGVTAVAGTIAGGVVGYIPGISAAIAAVAVLAVVPSEASDRGYIVATSGVDTANTIFALFALVVIGQPRTGVMVAFDSLNAPLELPMLLAAVVLSGLVGFALVIGLGDAYLELVGRVAYWKLSVAVLALLLVLSVLFSGPIGIAIFVAATAVGLVPVRLRARRVHLMGVLIGPLIVGL; this comes from the coding sequence ATGGTCGCTCCAGTCGAGTTCGTCTTCCAGCCGTCGCTGGCGCTGCAGTTGCTCGCGTGGGTCCTCGCCGGGTCGTTGCTCGGGTGCTGTAGCGGCCTCGTTCCGGGGCTCCACGCGAACAACTTCGCGCTCCTGCTCGCGGGGGTCGCAGCGTCGATTCCGGGGCCGCCGCTGTTCGTCGGCTGTGCGATGCTCGCCGCAGGCGTCGTTCACACGTTTCTCAACGCCGTTCCGGCGATGGCCCTCGGCGTTCCCGACGCGGAGATGGCGGTCACCGCGCTGCCGGGCCATCGGCTGGTCCTCGCGGGACGCGGGTACGAGGCGATCCGACTCTCCGCACTCGGCAGCCTCCTGGCCGTTCTGGCAGCGGTGCCACTCGCCGTTCCGGTGACCTGGGTCGTCTCGGCCGTCTATCCCGTGGTTCGGGCCCAACTCCCGCTCCTGCTGGCGATGGTCGCGGCCGCGTTGATCGCGTCGGAACGAACGACGAGGGGACGATTCGGCGGTCTCCTGTCGTTCGCGCTCGCGTCCGGTCTGGGCGCCCTCACCCTCGATCTCTCGACCGACGCACCCCTCGAGGCCGGTGGGACGCTCGCCCCGCTGTTCGCGGGCCTGTTCGGTGCGCCGGTGTTGATCGATGCGATTCGAGGGGCGGGCATGCCGCCCCAGGACGGAGACGGGATCGCGGTCTCTCGTACAACCGTCGGCGTCACTGCGGTGGCCGGCACGATCGCCGGCGGCGTCGTCGGGTACATCCCGGGTATTTCAGCGGCGATCGCCGCCGTCGCCGTTCTCGCCGTCGTTCCGAGCGAGGCCAGCGACCGCGGCTACATCGTCGCGACCAGCGGCGTCGATACGGCCAACACGATCTTCGCGCTCTTCGCGCTGGTCGTCATCGGCCAGCCCCGGACCGGTGTCATGGTCGCCTTCGATAGCTTGAACGCGCCGCTCGAGCTCCCGATGCTGCTCGCCGCCGTCGTTCTCTCCGGACTCGTCGGCTTCGCCCTCGTGATCGGTCTCGGGGACGCCTACCTCGAGCTGGTCGGTCGGGTGGCGTACTGGAAGCTCTCGGTTGCGGTTCTCGCGCTGTTGCTCGTCCTCTCGGTCCTCTTTTCCGGCCCGATCGGCATCGCGATCTTCGTCGCGGCGACCGCCGTCGGACTCGTGCCCGTTCGCCTGCGCGCCCGCCGCGTCCACCTGATGGGCGTCCTCATCGGACCGCTGATCGTCGGTCTCTGA